One window of Fusobacterium polymorphum genomic DNA carries:
- a CDS encoding YARHG domain-containing protein yields MKRFSKFYVMMFLLFSIISFASFAANDPDLDRLEEVYNEVIVNGNKDFLGGFSKKELAIIRNTIYAKKGYKFKRKEYQKYFGAKDWYRGTTDKQNILNKNEQKLVDIIVKYEKNGGSSNGSSEYSAPSTQMPDLDSGSPTTEEIEATSEADSGSTHYINLD; encoded by the coding sequence ATGAAAAGATTTTCAAAATTTTATGTTATGATGTTTTTATTGTTTTCTATAATTTCTTTTGCTAGTTTCGCAGCTAATGACCCTGATTTAGATAGACTAGAGGAAGTTTATAATGAAGTTATAGTAAATGGAAATAAGGATTTTCTAGGTGGTTTTTCTAAAAAAGAATTAGCTATTATTAGAAATACTATCTATGCAAAAAAAGGTTATAAATTTAAAAGAAAAGAATACCAAAAATATTTTGGAGCTAAAGACTGGTATAGAGGAACTACTGATAAACAAAATATTTTAAATAAAAATGAACAAAAATTAGTAGATATTATAGTAAAATATGAAAAAAATGGTGGAAGCTCTAATGGTTCTAGTGAATACTCTGCTCCATCTACTCAAATGCCTGATTTAGATTCTGGAAGTCCAACAACAGAAGAAATAGAAGCTACTTCTGAAGCTGATTCTGGTTCAACTCATTATATAAATTTAGATTAA
- a CDS encoding helix-turn-helix transcriptional regulator, whose amino-acid sequence MKRAERLNQELIFLSSKKSFNLSDLMKEFNISKRTALRDIQDLEFMGLPFYVENGRNGGYKLINEKLIIPIYFDIEEITSIFFALKSLELLSTTPFEKSYPLLYKKLLATLPDEQKEKILKLLKVVEYYTIPPINPTNYLTIILEAILDLKVLNILYTQHNKISKQILPYNLFYRNGVWFCYALDINNNMFGVYRCDYIEKCIIDNNIEHSYTFEDLKNFSLSYEGIYHNIEFRCSLTKFGKELFLKKNYPNMKLEEIDNQPYMIGSFNKEELDYMVHYLIGLGDNVKIEYPKLLKNAYIKKLKEILKSYKY is encoded by the coding sequence ATGAAAAGAGCGGAAAGACTTAATCAAGAACTAATATTTTTAAGTTCAAAAAAATCTTTTAATCTATCTGATTTAATGAAAGAATTTAATATATCAAAAAGAACTGCTTTAAGAGATATACAAGATTTAGAATTTATGGGTTTACCATTTTATGTTGAAAATGGTAGAAATGGAGGATATAAATTAATAAATGAAAAATTAATAATTCCAATATATTTTGATATAGAAGAGATAACTTCTATATTTTTTGCTTTGAAATCTTTGGAGTTACTTTCAACCACACCATTTGAAAAATCTTATCCTCTGCTTTATAAAAAGTTATTAGCAACCTTACCAGATGAACAAAAAGAAAAAATTCTAAAATTATTAAAAGTTGTAGAGTATTATACTATTCCTCCCATCAATCCTACTAATTATTTAACTATAATTTTGGAAGCTATCTTAGATTTAAAAGTTTTAAATATTTTATATACTCAACACAATAAAATTTCTAAACAAATTCTTCCATATAACTTATTTTATAGGAATGGAGTTTGGTTTTGTTATGCCCTAGATATAAACAATAATATGTTTGGAGTATACAGATGTGATTATATAGAGAAGTGTATTATTGACAATAACATAGAACACTCTTATACTTTTGAAGATTTAAAAAATTTCTCACTTTCTTATGAAGGAATATATCATAATATTGAGTTTAGATGTAGTTTAACAAAATTTGGTAAAGAATTATTTTTAAAAAAGAATTATCCTAATATGAAATTAGAAGAAATTGATAATCAACCTTATATGATAGGTAGTTTTAATAAGGAAGAATTAGATTATATGGTCCACTATCTGATAGGACTGGGAGATAATGTCAAAATTGAATATCCTAAATTATTAAAAAATGCTTATATAAAAAAATTAAAAGAAATTTTAAAAAGTTATAAATACTAA
- a CDS encoding pyridoxamine 5'-phosphate oxidase family protein, whose protein sequence is MSVFNEKFFEVLNHEGVVSIVSCGNEEANVTNTWNSYLVIKDDRILLPAAGMNSTEADVKVNNKVKLTLGSKEVEGFNNYQGTGFLIKGIANFIETGEDFDMMKEKYPFLRKVLEIKVESAKQLL, encoded by the coding sequence ATGTCAGTATTTAATGAAAAATTTTTTGAAGTTTTAAATCATGAAGGAGTTGTATCAATAGTTTCTTGTGGAAATGAAGAAGCTAATGTAACAAATACTTGGAATTCATATTTGGTTATCAAAGATGATAGAATTTTACTACCAGCTGCTGGAATGAATAGTACAGAGGCAGATGTAAAAGTTAATAATAAGGTAAAATTAACTCTTGGTTCAAAAGAGGTTGAAGGTTTTAATAATTATCAAGGTACAGGATTCTTAATAAAAGGTATTGCTAATTTTATTGAAACTGGTGAAGATTTTGATATGATGAAAGAAAAATATCCATTTTTAAGAAAAGTTTTAGAAATTAAAGTTGAATCTGCAAAACAATTATTATAA
- a CDS encoding trans-sulfuration enzyme family protein: MKKNIGTVCVHGKNGRKDIDKTGAVSFPIYQSATFVHPAFGESTGYDYSRLQNPTREEVERIVNDLEEGVDAIAFSTGMAALTVLLEMLAPGDNIVSTDDLYGGTIRLMENVLSKNGITTTFVETDNIKNIENVITKNTKMIYVETPTNPMMKVSDIHEISKIAKKNNCILVVDNTFLTPYFQKPLKLGADIVVHSGTKYLAGHNDTLAGFLVTNSPEISEKLRYLTKTIGAGLSPFDSWLVLRGIKTLHIRMEQHQKNAIKIAIWLKTQKAVKSVYYPGLEENESIEISKKQSTGFGGMVSFHVDSPERAKKILKNIKVIQFAESLGGVETLMTYPMYQTHADVPLEERLARGIDECLLRLSVGIEDVNDLIEDLDQAINN, encoded by the coding sequence ATGAAGAAGAATATAGGAACAGTATGTGTACATGGAAAAAATGGAAGAAAAGATATTGATAAAACAGGAGCAGTAAGCTTTCCAATTTATCAATCAGCAACTTTTGTACATCCAGCTTTTGGTGAATCAACAGGTTATGATTATTCAAGATTACAAAATCCAACAAGAGAAGAAGTTGAAAGAATAGTAAATGACTTGGAAGAAGGAGTAGATGCAATTGCATTTAGTACGGGAATGGCTGCATTAACTGTTCTATTAGAAATGTTAGCACCAGGAGATAATATAGTATCAACTGATGATTTATATGGTGGAACAATAAGATTAATGGAAAATGTACTTAGTAAAAATGGTATTACAACAACTTTTGTTGAAACAGATAATATAAAAAATATAGAAAATGTAATAACTAAAAATACTAAGATGATATATGTAGAAACTCCAACAAATCCAATGATGAAAGTATCTGATATACATGAAATTTCTAAAATAGCTAAAAAAAATAATTGTATTTTAGTAGTGGATAACACATTTTTAACACCATATTTTCAAAAACCTCTTAAATTAGGAGCTGATATTGTAGTTCACAGTGGAACAAAGTATCTAGCAGGGCATAATGATACTTTAGCAGGTTTCTTAGTAACAAATTCACCTGAAATTAGTGAAAAACTTAGATATCTAACTAAAACAATAGGAGCAGGATTATCTCCTTTTGATTCTTGGTTAGTTTTAAGAGGAATAAAAACTCTTCATATCAGAATGGAACAACATCAAAAAAATGCTATAAAAATAGCTATATGGTTAAAGACACAAAAAGCTGTAAAATCGGTTTATTATCCAGGTTTAGAAGAAAATGAATCAATAGAAATTTCTAAAAAACAAAGTACAGGTTTTGGAGGAATGGTATCTTTTCATGTTGATAGCCCAGAGAGAGCAAAGAAAATTTTAAAAAATATTAAAGTAATTCAATTTGCAGAAAGTTTAGGTGGAGTTGAAACTTTAATGACTTATCCTATGTATCAAACTCATGCTGATGTACCTTTGGAAGAAAGATTAGCAAGGGGTATAGATGAATGTTTGTTAAGATTATCTGTTGGAATTGAAGATGTAAATGATTTAATTGAAGATTTAGATCAAGCTATAAATAATTAA
- a CDS encoding Na/Pi cotransporter family protein, translating into MYLKIILQLIGGLGLFLYGMEHMSTSMQKIAGPKLKKILASLTNNRVLGILVGIIITALVQSSSVSTVMTVGFVNASLLTLKQALGVILGANIGTTITGWLLVLDIGKYGLPIVGLASILYMFMKKEKARTNLSALIGVGLIFFGLQLMSQALSPLKDMPEFIEMFKMFKVDSYFGLLKVAATGAIITALIQSSAATIGITIALATQGLIDYPAAVALVLGENVGTTVTALLASIGAKPNAKRAAYAHTLINLIGVIWVTSIFRIYLHFLNLFIDPVNHMGAAIAAAHTIFNISNVIILIPFVSLLDKFLLFVVKDTGEDELRVTKLASLKMTLPSVIIEQTKIEVNSMVDMIENVFLKLEESLKEKDKIAKYNDNIIEAEDKLDLYEKEIYDSNFSLLSKSLSKELIEDTRMNLLACDEYETIGDYQNRIANRLFMLYENSIELDEVRAKMAFKLHSLSVELFNDISRAVRTNEKELYPIGMKKYQALKAYYKEVKREHFSRAENIPARLNTGYLDIINYYKRIADHTYNIIEYVMKI; encoded by the coding sequence ATGTATTTAAAAATTATATTACAACTTATTGGTGGTTTAGGATTGTTTCTATATGGTATGGAACATATGTCAACAAGTATGCAAAAAATTGCAGGACCAAAGCTAAAAAAGATTTTAGCTTCTTTAACTAATAATAGAGTTTTAGGAATTTTAGTAGGTATTATTATAACTGCTTTGGTACAATCATCATCTGTTAGTACAGTTATGACTGTTGGTTTTGTAAATGCTTCTCTTTTAACTTTAAAACAAGCATTAGGTGTTATTTTAGGAGCTAACATAGGAACAACTATAACTGGTTGGTTATTAGTATTAGATATAGGTAAATATGGACTTCCTATAGTTGGACTAGCTTCTATTCTATATATGTTTATGAAGAAAGAAAAAGCTAGAACTAATTTAAGTGCATTAATTGGAGTTGGATTAATATTTTTTGGTTTACAACTTATGAGTCAAGCACTTAGCCCTTTAAAAGATATGCCTGAATTTATTGAAATGTTTAAGATGTTTAAAGTTGACTCATATTTTGGTTTACTTAAAGTAGCAGCAACTGGTGCAATTATAACAGCTCTAATCCAATCTTCAGCAGCAACTATTGGTATAACAATAGCACTTGCTACACAAGGGCTTATTGATTATCCAGCAGCAGTTGCTTTGGTTTTAGGAGAAAATGTTGGAACTACTGTAACAGCACTACTTGCTTCAATAGGAGCAAAACCTAATGCAAAAAGAGCAGCTTATGCACATACATTGATAAATTTAATAGGTGTTATTTGGGTAACTTCTATATTTAGAATTTATTTACATTTTTTAAATCTTTTTATTGATCCTGTAAATCATATGGGAGCGGCAATAGCAGCTGCACATACAATATTTAATATAAGTAATGTTATTATTTTAATTCCTTTTGTAAGTCTATTAGATAAATTCTTATTATTTGTAGTAAAAGATACTGGTGAAGATGAATTGAGAGTAACTAAACTGGCTTCTTTAAAAATGACTTTACCTAGTGTAATAATAGAACAAACTAAAATAGAAGTGAATTCTATGGTAGATATGATAGAAAATGTATTCTTAAAATTAGAAGAATCTTTGAAAGAAAAAGATAAAATTGCTAAGTATAATGATAATATAATTGAAGCAGAAGATAAATTGGACTTGTATGAAAAAGAAATCTACGATTCAAACTTCTCCTTATTAAGTAAATCTTTAAGTAAAGAGCTAATAGAAGATACTAGAATGAACTTATTAGCTTGTGATGAATATGAAACTATTGGTGACTACCAAAATAGGATAGCAAATAGGCTTTTTATGCTTTATGAAAACTCTATTGAACTTGATGAAGTAAGAGCAAAAATGGCTTTTAAACTTCATTCTCTTTCAGTTGAACTCTTTAATGATATAAGTAGAGCAGTTAGAACAAATGAAAAAGAACTATATCCTATAGGTATGAAAAAATATCAAGCTTTAAAAGCTTACTATAAGGAAGTAAAAAGAGAGCATTTTTCTAGAGCTGAAAATATACCAGCAAGGTTAAATACTGGTTATTTAGATATTATCAACTATTATAAGAGAATTGCAGACCATACTTATAATATTATTGAATATGTAATGAAAATATAG
- a CDS encoding DUF2156 domain-containing protein codes for MWQKLTIESKNSIEEYTKNRFEICDLSFSNLLLWSIGENTEYEIENDILTIRSIYMGEVYYYMPIPKNDTPENIEKIKEKIREILKENVAIHYFTEYWYEKLKNDFNLQEKRDYEDYIYSYESLSTLKGRHYAKKKNRVANFRKSYEYSYDSINKDNIDEVVDFQKKWYEIHSESGGEILKNENEGILNLLKNYEKLDLKGGFLKVNNHIIAYSLGEALTDKMVLVHTEKALIDYIGSYQAINMIYLQEEWQGYELVNREDDFGDEGLREAKMSYKPLYLQKKYSIERNV; via the coding sequence ATGTGGCAAAAATTAACAATAGAATCTAAAAATTCTATTGAAGAATATACCAAGAATAGATTTGAAATATGTGATTTAAGTTTTTCTAATTTATTATTATGGAGTATTGGGGAAAATACAGAATATGAAATAGAAAATGATATTTTAACTATCAGAAGTATCTATATGGGAGAGGTATATTATTATATGCCTATCCCTAAAAATGATACTCCTGAAAATATAGAAAAGATAAAAGAAAAAATAAGAGAAATTTTAAAAGAAAATGTGGCTATACACTATTTCACAGAGTACTGGTATGAAAAATTAAAAAATGACTTTAATTTACAAGAAAAAAGAGATTATGAAGATTATATTTATTCTTATGAAAGTCTATCAACTTTAAAAGGTAGACATTATGCTAAGAAAAAAAATAGAGTAGCTAATTTTAGAAAAAGTTATGAATACTCTTATGATAGCATAAATAAAGATAATATTGATGAAGTAGTAGATTTTCAAAAAAAATGGTATGAAATTCATTCTGAATCAGGTGGAGAAATTCTAAAAAATGAGAATGAAGGGATATTAAATCTTTTAAAAAATTATGAAAAATTAGATTTAAAAGGTGGATTTCTAAAGGTGAATAATCATATCATTGCTTATAGTTTAGGGGAAGCTTTAACTGATAAAATGGTATTAGTTCACACAGAGAAAGCTTTAATTGACTATATAGGAAGTTATCAAGCAATAAATATGATTTATTTACAAGAAGAATGGCAAGGCTATGAATTAGTAAATAGAGAGGATGATTTTGGTGATGAAGGTTTAAGAGAAGCTAAAATGTCTTATAAACCTCTTTATTTACAAAAAAAATATAGTATTGAGAGGAATGTGTAA
- the pepV gene encoding dipeptidase PepV has product MDLKEKVLDYKDEVVKEIQNAIRVKSVKEAPLPGMPFGEGPAKALDHFMDLAKKLGFKAEKFDNYAMHIDMGEGKETLGILAHVDVVPEGDNWTYPPYSGTIADGKIFGRGTLDDKGPAIISLFAMKAIADSGIKLNKKIRMILGADEESGSACLKYYFGELKMPYPDIAFTPDSSFPVTYAEKGSVRVKIKKKFNTLQNVVIKGGNAFNSVPNEAHGIIPVDMLGEVKNKNKVEFEREGNTYKVFSAGIPAHGAYPSKGYNAVSALFEVLKDIEVKNEELKTLVTFFDKFVKMETDGKSFGVKCTDGETGELTLNLGKINLENNELEIWIDMRVPVKIKNEQIIETIKKNTEDFGYEFLLHSNTQPLYVAKDSFLVSTLMNIYKELTGDNDAEPVAIGGGTYAKYAKNAVAFGALLPDQEDRMHQRDEYLEISKIDKLLQIYVEAIYRLAK; this is encoded by the coding sequence ATGGATTTAAAAGAAAAAGTTTTAGATTACAAAGATGAGGTGGTAAAAGAAATTCAAAATGCTATTAGAGTAAAAAGTGTTAAAGAAGCACCATTACCTGGAATGCCTTTTGGAGAAGGACCAGCAAAAGCACTTGATCATTTTATGGATCTAGCTAAAAAATTAGGCTTTAAAGCAGAAAAATTTGATAACTACGCAATGCACATAGATATGGGAGAAGGAAAAGAAACACTAGGAATACTTGCCCATGTTGATGTAGTTCCAGAAGGTGACAACTGGACTTATCCACCATATTCAGGAACTATAGCAGATGGAAAAATCTTTGGTAGAGGGACATTAGATGATAAAGGACCTGCTATAATTTCTTTATTTGCTATGAAAGCAATAGCTGATTCAGGAATAAAATTAAATAAAAAAATTAGAATGATATTAGGAGCAGATGAAGAAAGTGGAAGTGCTTGTTTAAAATATTATTTTGGAGAATTAAAAATGCCTTATCCTGATATTGCATTTACACCAGATTCAAGTTTCCCTGTAACCTATGCTGAAAAAGGAAGTGTAAGAGTTAAAATAAAGAAAAAATTTAACACTCTACAAAATGTAGTAATAAAAGGTGGAAATGCTTTTAACTCTGTTCCTAATGAAGCTCATGGAATAATTCCTGTTGATATGCTTGGGGAAGTTAAAAACAAAAATAAAGTTGAATTTGAAAGAGAAGGAAATACATATAAAGTATTCTCAGCAGGTATTCCAGCACATGGAGCATATCCAAGCAAGGGATATAATGCAGTATCAGCATTATTTGAAGTTTTAAAAGATATTGAAGTTAAAAATGAAGAATTAAAAACTTTAGTTACATTCTTTGATAAATTTGTAAAGATGGAAACTGATGGTAAATCTTTTGGAGTTAAATGTACAGATGGAGAAACAGGAGAATTAACTTTAAATTTGGGAAAAATAAATTTAGAAAATAATGAACTTGAAATCTGGATAGATATGAGAGTTCCTGTTAAAATTAAAAATGAACAAATAATAGAAACTATTAAGAAAAATACAGAAGATTTTGGTTATGAATTTTTATTACATTCAAATACTCAACCTTTGTATGTTGCAAAGGATAGTTTCTTAGTTTCAACTTTAATGAATATTTATAAAGAATTAACTGGAGATAATGATGCAGAGCCAGTAGCAATAGGTGGAGGAACTTATGCTAAATATGCTAAAAATGCTGTTGCTTTTGGAGCTTTACTTCCAGATCAAGAAGATAGAATGCATCAAAGAGATGAATATTTAGAAATATCAAAGATAGATAAACTTCTTCAAATATATGTAGAAGCAATTTATAGATTAGCAAAATAG
- a CDS encoding MlaA family lipoprotein: MKIKNLLLLSVLSLTLVSCSNTNEVNKSNTDYSEASNVVYANSGENNFMADEPDPWEPFNRRMYYFNYQIERLLITPIVNTYKFITPDFVEDRVSNFFKNAKVLNTMANSAFQFKGRKSMRALGRFTINTILGLGGLFDVASKMGMPKPHEDFGLTLAYYGVGRGPYLVLPILGPTYLRDAFGMGVDSVVAGKTDIYKRMDLFSSSNTGLTVLRGVDMRKNIDFHYHQTNSPFEYEYVRFLYSKYRGIQEAASKQ, translated from the coding sequence ATGAAAATTAAAAACTTATTATTACTTAGTGTTTTAAGCCTAACTCTAGTTTCTTGTAGTAATACAAATGAAGTTAATAAATCTAATACAGATTATTCAGAAGCTAGCAATGTTGTATATGCTAATTCTGGTGAAAATAATTTTATGGCTGATGAACCTGATCCATGGGAACCATTTAATAGAAGAATGTATTACTTTAATTATCAGATAGAAAGATTGTTAATAACACCTATTGTCAATACATATAAGTTTATTACTCCTGATTTTGTTGAAGATAGAGTAAGTAATTTCTTTAAAAATGCAAAAGTATTAAATACTATGGCTAACTCTGCTTTCCAATTTAAGGGAAGAAAATCCATGAGAGCCTTAGGAAGATTTACAATTAATACTATATTAGGTTTAGGAGGACTTTTTGATGTAGCTTCAAAAATGGGAATGCCAAAACCTCATGAAGATTTTGGATTAACACTTGCATATTATGGAGTAGGTAGAGGACCTTATTTAGTACTTCCAATTCTAGGACCTACATATCTAAGAGATGCTTTTGGAATGGGTGTTGATAGTGTTGTAGCTGGAAAAACAGATATATATAAAAGAATGGATTTATTTAGTTCATCAAATACTGGTTTAACTGTATTAAGAGGTGTTGATATGAGAAAGAATATTGATTTCCATTATCATCAAACAAATTCACCTTTTGAATATGAATATGTAAGATTTTTATATAGTAAATATAGAGGAATACAAGAAGCAGCAAGTAAACAATAA